A region of the Paraburkholderia flava genome:
GCTCGCGGGTCCGCGCGTCGCAAAGCTGCCGTTGCCGGTCAAGACCGAGCCGCGTCGCTTTGGCGTGCTGTGGCAGCGGCAGTCGGTGCTCGCGAAGCTGTTCCGCGATTTGGTGGACACCGCGCACGAGGTTGTCGCGCGCTGAACTTCAGCTGCGTCCGCGCAGCGCAACGAACACCACGCCACCGATCGCCATCAATCCGCCGATCAACGTCGACACGCCGGGACGTTCGCTGGTCATGCCGATCGACAGCAGCATCGCAACCGCAGGCGTCAGATAAAGAAAATTCGAAGCGCGCGCCGCGCCAAAGTGCCCGAGCGCGATCGTCCACGTCGCGTAACCGAGCGCCGCCGGAAAGATGCCGAGTTCGAGCACGGCGAACCACGTTTCATGCGAAGCAGTCGACAGCGCATGCAACGCGCCTGGCAACCACGGCGACAGCAGCACCGCACCGGCGAGCAGCGTGTACGCGGTACACGCGAGCGGCCCATACACCGGAATCAACCGACGCTGCAGCACGAAATAGAGCGCGGAGCACATCGCTGCGCCGAGCACGAGGCTTGCACCCGCGCCGAGTGCAAGACCACCCGGCTGACCACTCGCGATCAACCCGATGCCCGCGAGACTAAACAGCGAACCCGCCCAGCCCCAACGGTTGAAACGCTCGCCGAGGAAGATCGTCGCGAGTACCGCCGTGAAAATCGGCAGCGTGTTCACGATGAAGCTCGCCGCTCCTGCGGCGACCGTCAGTTCGCCGGTGTTCAGAAGCGCGTTGTACAGCGCGATGCCGAAGAAGCCGCACAGCACGAAAAGCCCCGCATGACGCAACGTCGGACGCTTAGGCCGCTGCACGACGAGCCAGACGACGATCAGCACAGCAGCCGTCGCGAACCGCGCGGCCGCAAGCTGCAACGGCGCGAGCCCCTGCAGACCGATACGGATGAATGGAAACGCGGACGCCCACGACAGCACCGTGAAGGCGACCGCACCGATGGCCGCGAGCGACGCGGGCCGTCTGCGCAATAACGTAGAGGTATTCATGCGCTTATCGTGCCGCGCGGCGAGCTGCTAAGCTAGCGCACAGATCGATGCTCTGATGTGAATGCCATGCACACCCCGACAAGACCGCCGCTTGCCAGCCTCGAAACCGTTTGTCTCGTTGCGAGCGTGGGCTCGTTCAGCGCGGCCGCCGACGCGAGCGGCGTCACGCACGGCGCGATCAGCCGACGTATCAGTGCGGTGGAAAACTGGCTGGGCGTCGCGCTGTTCGAACGACATGGACGCGGCGTGCGTCTGACGCCCGACGGGCAACGCTTCGTCGGGCGCATCGAGCACGCGTTTCAGGTGATCGACGAAGCAGCGGATCAGTGGCGCGCGAGCCGCACCACGCGAGCCGTGAAAATCAGCATCGTGCCCGCGTTCGCGAAGCTGTGGCTGTTCGACCGGCTCGCCGCGCTCGAAGGCGGTACGCCGCCGCTGCAGGTCCAGATCCAGATCGAGAACCGCACCGTCGACGTCGCAGCCGGCGAGGCCGACATCGCCATACGCTACGGACGCGGCGCATGGCCGAACCTCGACGCGGAGCGTCTGATCACCGAAACGTTGTATCCCGTCGCGCATCCGACGCTCGCCGCACGTGTGAAGGGCGGCGGCATCGACGCGCTTCACACGCAGCCACTACTGCACGATTCCGATCTGACCGGCTGGCGCGCGTGGTTCGCGGCGCGCGGCGTCGCATTGAAGCCACGTGTGCAGGATCGTCGGTTCGAGGACTACACCCTCGTGCTCGCTGCCGCCGAAGCCGGTCTCGGCATCGCGCTCGCGCGTGCACCGATCGTCGATGCGTGGCTCGCGCAGAGTCCGCTGGTACGCGTGAGCCGGTTTAGCGTGACGTGTCCGCTCGCGTACCACCTCGTCACCGCACGTCACGAACGACGCGCGGAAGTGCTGGCGCTCGTCGAACGGTTGCGCGATGCGGCGCGTCCACATCGCACGCGCGGCTGACCCATCAAACGTGCGACAGCAGCGTGCGCACGACGGGAATCAGATGCTCGCCGCCCAGCATGCCGAGCAGCCCGACCAGCGCGATCGTCGGTGGCGCCGGCGATTTGACGTCGACGAGGTGGTACAGCAGACCCACCGCAACACCGACCGCAAGCGAGACCAGATAAGGTTTCATCACAGACTCCTCTCCTTGCATCGCTCACGACAGATCGATCACCACGCGACCGCGCGTGCCGGCCGCGACCGCCGCGTACGCTTCGCGCGCCTGCGAGAGCGGAAAACGCTGCGCAATCACCGGCGCTTCGAAGCGACCGCTCTCGAAGCCTTCGGCGAGCGCCGTCATCAGCGGAGCGGCTTCCGCGACACCAAGCTTCGCGCTGTCCGCACCGAACAGCTGGGTTTCGTTGTGATAGAAGTCGATCAGATCAAACTCGACGCGACGCTTGCCCGTCGCGCTGATCTCGACGACGCGGCCGCGCTGCTTCACGAGCGCGAGCGCCGTTTCGAACATCACGCCGCCCACCGCGTCGTACACAACGTCGGCGCCTGCGCCGTTCGTCAGCGCGCGGACTTGCTCGACAGCGTGGTCGTCGATCGGCACGTAGTGGTCGAGTAACCGCGCGGCCGGCGAACCATCGGCAGGCTGATGACGATCCAGCGCGATCACGCGCGCGCCGCGCGCTTTCGCGATCTGCGTCACCGCGCCGCCCACGCCGCCCGATGCGCCGATCACGACGATCGTCTCGCCTTCGGCAAGCTTCGCGTACTCGACCGTGCCAAGCCACGCGACCACGAAGTTCACACCGATCGACGCCGCCTGTTCGTGGCTCAGCGTCGACGGCTTGCGGCTCAACGCGGCGACCGGGATTTCGAGCAACTCGGCGTGCGTGCCGTTACGCGTGAAACCGATATCACCACCCGTGCCCCAGACATCGACACCGAGCCATTCGTCGGGACCGGCAACGACCGTCCCGCTGAAATCGCGACCCGGCACGCGCGGCAACGTCGTGTGCTCGAAGTGACCGCCGACGTTCTTCACGTCGCTCGGATTCACCGACGCGCTTTTCACGCGCACGAGCGCGTTGCCGGGTGCGGGCTGCGGGTCGGGAAGGTCGAGGTAGTCGAGTACGTCGGGCGTGCCGGAAGTCTTGAACTGGATGGCTTTCATGAGATCGCTCCTGAGGTCGGTGCTGTGACAGGTGCTGCATCGAGCAGCTTCAGGGCGAAGTCTAGATGGCGGAATGGCGGCTGTCTGGACAAAGGCATTCGAATATCGGACAGCGCGGGCGGGCGGGAAAGAGACTGCAAAGAGACTGCAAAGCACCCGTTCGGCGCGCCAACCGATCGGGGAC
Encoded here:
- a CDS encoding DMT family transporter; the encoded protein is MNTSTLLRRRPASLAAIGAVAFTVLSWASAFPFIRIGLQGLAPLQLAAARFATAAVLIVVWLVVQRPKRPTLRHAGLFVLCGFFGIALYNALLNTGELTVAAGAASFIVNTLPIFTAVLATIFLGERFNRWGWAGSLFSLAGIGLIASGQPGGLALGAGASLVLGAAMCSALYFVLQRRLIPVYGPLACTAYTLLAGAVLLSPWLPGALHALSTASHETWFAVLELGIFPAALGYATWTIALGHFGAARASNFLYLTPAVAMLLSIGMTSERPGVSTLIGGLMAIGGVVFVALRGRS
- a CDS encoding LysR substrate-binding domain-containing protein, with protein sequence MHTPTRPPLASLETVCLVASVGSFSAAADASGVTHGAISRRISAVENWLGVALFERHGRGVRLTPDGQRFVGRIEHAFQVIDEAADQWRASRTTRAVKISIVPAFAKLWLFDRLAALEGGTPPLQVQIQIENRTVDVAAGEADIAIRYGRGAWPNLDAERLITETLYPVAHPTLAARVKGGGIDALHTQPLLHDSDLTGWRAWFAARGVALKPRVQDRRFEDYTLVLAAAEAGLGIALARAPIVDAWLAQSPLVRVSRFSVTCPLAYHLVTARHERRAEVLALVERLRDAARPHRTRG
- a CDS encoding DUF1427 family protein; protein product: MKPYLVSLAVGVAVGLLYHLVDVKSPAPPTIALVGLLGMLGGEHLIPVVRTLLSHV
- a CDS encoding quinone oxidoreductase family protein — its product is MKAIQFKTSGTPDVLDYLDLPDPQPAPGNALVRVKSASVNPSDVKNVGGHFEHTTLPRVPGRDFSGTVVAGPDEWLGVDVWGTGGDIGFTRNGTHAELLEIPVAALSRKPSTLSHEQAASIGVNFVVAWLGTVEYAKLAEGETIVVIGASGGVGGAVTQIAKARGARVIALDRHQPADGSPAARLLDHYVPIDDHAVEQVRALTNGAGADVVYDAVGGVMFETALALVKQRGRVVEISATGKRRVEFDLIDFYHNETQLFGADSAKLGVAEAAPLMTALAEGFESGRFEAPVIAQRFPLSQAREAYAAVAAGTRGRVVIDLS